A stretch of Monomorium pharaonis isolate MP-MQ-018 chromosome 7, ASM1337386v2, whole genome shotgun sequence DNA encodes these proteins:
- the LOC105829992 gene encoding major royal jelly protein 2 isoform X2, which yields MNLLFIILIPMITTVRSDSSVSDNSDSSVADSSDSSVSDNSDDVTMYNIFKWKYVDYIWENEIQKQNAINSGNYVPVSVVLYDVDKSQDGKTFVTAIRDKGVPASLMTVSDEMGPGGPLLNPYPDWSWYEDFDCKSNRIISVYRVDIKCNRLYVLDCGEVGETAVCPPKLLIFDLKDDRLIRKVTIPSHIANNASGTGLLVTPFVHVHDCRRIRNANVFMADINGFGIAIYNENSGKFCRIESTYMKPTNPNFNIAGQSFYLNDGPIGLAMINEKLFYSVLAGNKMYKMENIYDQQCPELSESMTDQLTQLAGTLSGQTGPIASKKCAIFFSNIPKTSILCQDTNKVFNSTNTEVIVQDSVKLQFLSGMKIRGGSLIGLSNRFQRFVTGTSNLNEINFRILSMHTEEIETKTKCFASCNKHHHKHKHCPNKHNSHENHDSHEHYDSCEHYSSHEHHGSHEHDSHEHHGSHEHDSHENHNKLDKNNKFDSFILF from the exons atgaatcttctatttattatattaattccaaTGATTACAACTGTAAGGTCTGATAGTAGTGTATCAGATAATAGTGATAGCAGTGTAGCAGATAGTAGTGATAGTAGTGTATCAGATAATAGTGATGATGtaacaatgtataatatttttaaatggaaaTATGTTGATTATATCTGGGAAAATGAAATACAAAAgcaaaatgcaataaattctGGCAACTATGTTCCTGTTTCAGTTGTTTTATACGACGTAGACAAGTCACAAG atggTAAAACATTCGTTACTGCGATAAGAGACAAGGGAGTACCAGCTAGTCTGATGACAGTATCTGACGAAATGGGCCCAGGGGGTCCACTTTTGAATCCGTATCCAGATTGGTCATGGTATGAGGATTTTGATTGCAAAAGCAATCGCATTATAAGTGTTTATCGGGTGGAT aTCAAATGCAATCGCCTATACGTTCTGGATTGTGGCGAAGTCGGAGAAACCGCAGTTTGTCctccaaaattattaatatttgatttaaaagatGATAGGCTCATTCGCAAAGTTACTATCCCATCTCATATCGCTAATAACGCAAGTGGCACTGGATTGCTTGTAACGCCATTTGTTCATGTTCATGATTGCAGACGCATACGTAATGCGAAC GTGTTTATGGCTGACATTAATGGTTTCGGTATAGCAATTTACAACGAAAATTCAGGAAAATTCTGTAGAATTGAATCTACATACATGAAACCGACTAATCCCAATTTCAATATAGCAGgccaaagtttttatttaaacgacGGACCTATCGGTTTGGCAATGATTAATGAAA agctattttattctgttttgGCGGGTAACAAAATGTACAAGatggaaaatatatatgatcaACAATGTCCAGAATTAAGTGAAAGCATGACTGATCAACTTACTCAATTGGCAGGCACGTTATCTGGTCAAACAGGACCGATAGCATCCAAGAAATGCGCAATATTTTTCAGCAATATTCCGAAAACGTCCATTTTGTGCCAAGACactaataaagtatttaattccACCAATACG gaGGTTATCGTGCAAGACTCTGTAAAACTACAATTTCTAAGTGGAATGAAGATTAGAGGTGGAAGTTTAATAGGTTTATCAAATAGATTTCAACGTTTCGTTACTGGTACATCAAATTTGAACGAAATAAATTTCCGCATTCTCAGTATGCATACAGAAGAAATAGAAACCAAGACAAAATGTTTTGCTTCTTGCAACAAACATCATCACAAACACAAGCATTGTCCTAATAAACATAATAGCCATGAAAATCACGATAGTCATGAACATTATGATAGTTGTGAACATTACAGTAGTCATGAACATCATG GTAGTCACGAACATGATAGTCATGAACATCATGGTAGTCATGAACATGATAGTCATGAAAACCATAATaaacttgataaaaataataagtttgacagctttatacttttttaa
- the LOC105829992 gene encoding major royal jelly protein 2 isoform X1, protein MNLLFIILIPMITTVRSDSSVSDNSDSSVADSSDSSVSDNSDDVTMYNIFKWKYVDYIWENEIQKQNAINSGNYVPVSVVLYDVDKSQDGKTFVTAIRDKGVPASLMTVSDEMGPGGPLLNPYPDWSWYEDFDCKSNRIISVYRVDIKCNRLYVLDCGEVGETAVCPPKLLIFDLKDDRLIRKVTIPSHIANNASGTGLLVTPFVHVHDCRRIRNANVFMADINGFGIAIYNENSGKFCRIESTYMKPTNPNFNIAGQSFYLNDGPIGLAMINEKLFYSVLAGNKMYKMENIYDQQCPELSESMTDQLTQLAGTLSGQTGPIASKKCAIFFSNIPKTSILCQDTNKVFNSTNTEVIVQDSVKLQFLSGMKIRGGSLIGLSNRFQRFVTGTSNLNEINFRILSMHTEEIETKTKCFASCNKHHHKHKHCPNKHNSHENHDSHEHYDSCEHYSSHEHHGSHEHDSHEHHGSHEHDSHEHHGSHEHDSHENHNKLDKNNKFDSFILF, encoded by the exons atgaatcttctatttattatattaattccaaTGATTACAACTGTAAGGTCTGATAGTAGTGTATCAGATAATAGTGATAGCAGTGTAGCAGATAGTAGTGATAGTAGTGTATCAGATAATAGTGATGATGtaacaatgtataatatttttaaatggaaaTATGTTGATTATATCTGGGAAAATGAAATACAAAAgcaaaatgcaataaattctGGCAACTATGTTCCTGTTTCAGTTGTTTTATACGACGTAGACAAGTCACAAG atggTAAAACATTCGTTACTGCGATAAGAGACAAGGGAGTACCAGCTAGTCTGATGACAGTATCTGACGAAATGGGCCCAGGGGGTCCACTTTTGAATCCGTATCCAGATTGGTCATGGTATGAGGATTTTGATTGCAAAAGCAATCGCATTATAAGTGTTTATCGGGTGGAT aTCAAATGCAATCGCCTATACGTTCTGGATTGTGGCGAAGTCGGAGAAACCGCAGTTTGTCctccaaaattattaatatttgatttaaaagatGATAGGCTCATTCGCAAAGTTACTATCCCATCTCATATCGCTAATAACGCAAGTGGCACTGGATTGCTTGTAACGCCATTTGTTCATGTTCATGATTGCAGACGCATACGTAATGCGAAC GTGTTTATGGCTGACATTAATGGTTTCGGTATAGCAATTTACAACGAAAATTCAGGAAAATTCTGTAGAATTGAATCTACATACATGAAACCGACTAATCCCAATTTCAATATAGCAGgccaaagtttttatttaaacgacGGACCTATCGGTTTGGCAATGATTAATGAAA agctattttattctgttttgGCGGGTAACAAAATGTACAAGatggaaaatatatatgatcaACAATGTCCAGAATTAAGTGAAAGCATGACTGATCAACTTACTCAATTGGCAGGCACGTTATCTGGTCAAACAGGACCGATAGCATCCAAGAAATGCGCAATATTTTTCAGCAATATTCCGAAAACGTCCATTTTGTGCCAAGACactaataaagtatttaattccACCAATACG gaGGTTATCGTGCAAGACTCTGTAAAACTACAATTTCTAAGTGGAATGAAGATTAGAGGTGGAAGTTTAATAGGTTTATCAAATAGATTTCAACGTTTCGTTACTGGTACATCAAATTTGAACGAAATAAATTTCCGCATTCTCAGTATGCATACAGAAGAAATAGAAACCAAGACAAAATGTTTTGCTTCTTGCAACAAACATCATCACAAACACAAGCATTGTCCTAATAAACATAATAGCCATGAAAATCACGATAGTCATGAACATTATGATAGTTGTGAACATTACAGTAGTCATGAACATCATGGTAGTCACGAACATGATAGTCATGAACATCATGGTAGTCACGAACATGATAGTCATGAACATCATGGTAGTCATGAACATGATAGTCATGAAAACCATAATaaacttgataaaaataataagtttgacagctttatacttttttaa